One region of Paralichthys olivaceus isolate ysfri-2021 chromosome 12, ASM2471397v2, whole genome shotgun sequence genomic DNA includes:
- the LOC109643463 gene encoding syncoilin-like, with protein sequence MNGKGMASTDDSPMEVRIVGEITENSHTDSETQTIPSDELAQLFTTHLDQVVMDNLGRLFEHCIEQVSRLERQRDELVQELLRLQEPMLRMVEHLRGKVAETQRLLTLAELDYAAVFEEEKRVKRKLFATARDCIQSQLTLAAHEYEVAQSAVTQEELKTYIQTLSQELSQLHKAQNIRLTSLRAQAAKPCRPRAMSDVSQCRQASVRLQRRLSGSVRALEGWYEPRLMALLKRRQVGEDALRKSREQARDLRASLGPLREDVQRLEVQRACLEQRIFLMEREREQRITQHKETVETLRETLRELEVEFDVQRQSKKGLEDLKDGLLTELTFLIGSDEASKTTAAEEP encoded by the exons ATGAACGGAAAAGGCATGGCATCCACTGACGACTCTCCCATGGAGGTTAGAATTGTTGGCGAGATCACAGAAAACAGCCACACTGActctgaaacacagacaatTCCCTCAGATGAGCTTGCACAGCTATTTACAACACACCTGGACCAGGTTGTCATGGACAACTTGGGGCGGCTCTTTGAGCACTGCATCGAGCAGGTGTCCCGtctggagaggcagagagacgaGCTGGTGCAGGAGCTCCTCCGGCTGCAGGAGCCCATGCTGCGGATGGTGGAGCACCTGAGGGGGAAGGTGGCTGAGACACAGAGGCTGCTCACGCTGGCTGAGCTGGACTACGCAGCCGTctttgaggaggagaagagagtgaagaggaaaCTCTTCGCCACAGCCAGAGACTGCATCCAGAGCCAGCTGACGCTGGCTGCACATGAGTATGAGGTGGCTCAGTCTGCTGTTACACAG GAGGAGCTCAAGACCTACATCCAAACTCTGTCTCAGGAGTTGTCCCAGCTTCACAAGGCCCAAAATATCAGGCTCACCTCCCTGAGGGCCCAGGCCGCTAAGCCCTGCCGGCCCAGAGCCATGAGTGATGTCAGCCAGTGCCGCCAGGCCTCTGTTAGACTGCAGCGGCGGCTCAGCGGCAGCGTGAGGGCACTGGAGGGATGGTACGAGCCCCGACTCATGGCCCTGCTGAAGAGGAGGCAGGTCGGGGAGGATGCCCTGAGAAAGAGCAGGGAGCAGGCGAGGGACCTGAGGGCCAGCCTGGGGCCCCTGAGAGAGGACGTCCAGAGACTGGAGGTGCAGAGAGCCTGTCTGGAGCAGAGGATCTTTctgatggagagggagagggagcaaCGCATCACTCAACATAAG GAGACTGTGGAGACACTAAGAGAGACTCTGAGAGAACTAGAGGTGGAGTTTGATGTTCAGAGACAATCTAAGAAAGGTTTGGAGGATCTTAAAGATGGACTTTTAACAGAGCTGACATTTCTCAT AGGCAGTGATGAAGCCAGTAAAACCACCGCTGCAGAAGAGCCATAA